In Nitrosococcus halophilus Nc 4, the genomic stretch AATAATAGAATTATCTTGTCGGCGATTGCTGTAACAATAAAGACAAAGGGCAATATCACGATAAAAAGAAATTTTAATGTTTGGGAAATTAGCGCTCCAGACTTGCTCTTGAAATTTTTAAAAGATCTAGAAAAAACGGGAAGAATCGACATCATGACTACAGGAATAATTGATGCGCTAGTCTGACTCACTCGATCTGCCCCATTAAATATTCCTACCATATCTAAAGCTACTATCATCGGTAAAATGATAATATTAATTCGAGCTAACGACTCTGTTAGGAACCTTTGCAATGCAAACGGTACGGCCGTAGACAAAATAGCTTGACAAAAATTAACTTTTGGGCGCCAATCTGGAGTGGAGCCGACCTGCTTTGATTGTTGGAGGATAACCCAACTTAAAATTAAGAACGAGGTTAGTTGAAATATAATGCGACCGACAAAGGCTGACCAAATCCCCACCCCCATAACAAGTAAAATCCACAAAATAAATAACCCTAGAACGCGCCCAATAAAGGCAGCAATAACCAAATGCTCCATACGCTCTAGGCCCTGGAGCACAGCCTGGGCAATAAGGTAAAGTCCAGCAACTGGCAAACCAATAGCAGCAACATAAACGGCCATTATTATTCTTTCGTCATAGCTCATGAGATGCGCAAATGATGCAAGGATAACGCCAAATCCAAGAGCAAATAGAATAGTTGTTACGCTGGCATTCACCCAGTAAGTAAACATTAGCGATTGATCTCTAGCTATTGCTCGAACAACAACATCTTGCTGCCCAAAAGGTGTTATGATTTCAAATAGCAACGCTAGGGCTAAAACGATACCATAGATACCAAGGGATGATGGATCTAAGTAACGTGCAACAAGCACGGCAACAATCAAACCACCTCCTTTTGCAAAGAGCGAAGCAGTAAACAGCGCAGCGGAATTTTTAATGACTCTAGCCGCCGTATCAACCTTCTTAGACTGAGAGAAACTACGCTCTTTCTCCACTTTACGTACCATGCTAAATATTAATAGAAATGTTCTCTAATCCTTCTTAGCCCTGCTCCGGATAACCCTGGCAGGGACGCCGACCGCAATCACATTTTCCGGGATGTCTCGGGTCACCACCGCCCCTGCGCCGATCACAGCCCCCGTCCCTACAGTCACACCATCGAGAAGGATGGCTCCCGTGCCAATCCATACATTGTCACCAATCCTAATTGGGCCCTTTGAATAAGCCCCTTGGTCCATAATGACACGGGAGGTATCGCCCATATGGTAGTCACCACCACTCATATAGCAACCACCCGCCACTAAAACGGATTCGCCTAGCTCAATGCCACCTAGGGACGCAAGCACACAGTTACAGCCAATTGTTGTTCGAGAACCCAAATAAATAGGCCCAGTTTTTGCCAAAAGCATGGAGTTACGATTAATGACAACGCTATCCTCAAGCACAACGCCCTCACCCCGCCCCTCTAGCACAGAGTTATCATCGACAGTGACATTGTTGCCGAGCGTGATTTTGTGTGGGTGCCGGATAGTTACATTACGACCCAGGATAAGCCCATTACCAACGTTCTTGAATAATCGTGGATAAAATTTTTTTCGAACTAAAAAGCCAAAACCACCTGGCATTGAGCCCAAAATAGTTGTCAGAAACTCATACACCAAAAAGCGCCTTAGCCCGACATCCCCTACAGTCAGATCCATATATGCTTTTGCGGGTGATGAGCGCGCTTGCAAAAGCCTCTCCCGGATAACTTGGTTCTTATCAATTTCCTTCACGATAGCTATCTAAATATCAATGAGTAATGTTAATATTATGATTGCTCGCTTTTAGGCACGGGCGTACTTCCAGGGACAAAAGTTATTTGCCTACTTTCAAGTTTTCTTATGCTCAGGCTACCGCAGAGATTGGACTTTAGTACCAGTCTTATTTCTTCGATACCTGATACCAAACAATCAACATAACAGGAACCAGAGCCAGCTCGACTCCGATTGCATAAAGGTTATGCCATGACAACCCCTGCATCACAAACTCTGTGAGCGAATCTCCGGGCTCTCCATGTTTAATCCCCACAAAGATTGGATAGGGTGAACTCCAGTAATGGTCATTAAGTGGCCAGAACAAGGGTATTCCATAAGGAGCTCGTCCGTCATAGGTAAGATAATCGAGTAATAGATGAGAACCATAACCTAGCGCCCCCACTAAGCCTGTGCGAAAGGCAGATGCTTGTAACCAGCGCGACAAATAGGATGCCAGCAAACCAAAAATCAACGCAGATATTATCGAATGACTGAAGCCATGATGGTATTTATTGACATCACCGACAAGTAGACCCGGAAGAAAATCGAGATCAGCTGCAATGCCCGCAAAAATCCCAAAGCAAACCCAACGCCAAAAACCGCCACTTCGGGGAGTACCCGCTAACGCACAAACAATACCAGCAAGGCTATGACCGATGGGTGAAGCCAATGACGGACTCCTTTTCTGTAATTACCTCTTTGAAGAGCTCTTCATAACAGGAAGCACAGTGGTCAATATAATAGCTCTCGACCAAACTTTGATTGCTCTTACCCATAGTCTGCCGATTCGCCGGGTTATCTACCAGACAACGGATAGAAGCTATTAAAGCCGCATGATCATTGAGCCGCACTAGATATCCAGTCTTACCACTTACAAGAAAATCCGTCTGCCCGCCGTGGTCATAACAAACTACCGGAAGACCGCATGCCATCGCTTCCAAAAAAACGAGCCCAAACCCTTCATGCTGGCTCGTTGACACAAAAATGTCTGCCATACGAAGAATCCGGAATTTTTCCTGTTCATCCACATGCCCATAAAAATGGACTCGATCTACCACTGCTTGCTGAGCTGCTAAATTTCTGAGTTCATCATTCAGTGGGCCAGATCCTAGAATGACTAGGTGCACTCGATTATCGTGAAGATTTCCAACCAACTCGATAAGCTGATCTACAGCCTTTCTGACCACCAACCTACCCACTGTGACTAGCAGAATATCTTCGTTCTTGAAACCGTACTCATGACGGTTTGCCTGACCTAGTAGTGGGCGAGGAATACCAAGGGGTATACGCGTAGGCTTAACTTCTGATGTGTAATAAGTCGCTACGTTATTTACCGTATTTAGCGAT encodes the following:
- a CDS encoding glycosyltransferase family 4 protein gives rise to the protein MRILFCNYEYPPLGGGGGVVNAHLAEELAKRHDVVVLTSRGPALSKDYVEKGVRVIRVPVLMRRQKAAASMISMLSYLPMGVLQGRKLLKQEHFDIINTHFVIPTGPVGHALSRFGRIPNVLSVHGGDLYDPSKWTSPHRHVLLRISIQRLLRQANRVVGQSLNTVNNVATYYTSEVKPTRIPLGIPRPLLGQANRHEYGFKNEDILLVTVGRLVVRKAVDQLIELVGNLHDNRVHLVILGSGPLNDELRNLAAQQAVVDRVHFYGHVDEQEKFRILRMADIFVSTSQHEGFGLVFLEAMACGLPVVCYDHGGQTDFLVSGKTGYLVRLNDHAALIASIRCLVDNPANRQTMGKSNQSLVESYYIDHCASCYEELFKEVITEKESVIGFTHRS
- a CDS encoding flippase, whose protein sequence is MEKERSFSQSKKVDTAARVIKNSAALFTASLFAKGGGLIVAVLVARYLDPSSLGIYGIVLALALLFEIITPFGQQDVVVRAIARDQSLMFTYWVNASVTTILFALGFGVILASFAHLMSYDERIIMAVYVAAIGLPVAGLYLIAQAVLQGLERMEHLVIAAFIGRVLGLFILWILLVMGVGIWSAFVGRIIFQLTSFLILSWVILQQSKQVGSTPDWRPKVNFCQAILSTAVPFALQRFLTESLARINIIILPMIVALDMVGIFNGADRVSQTSASIIPVVMMSILPVFSRSFKNFKSKSGALISQTLKFLFIVILPFVFIVTAIADKIILLLYGPGYEASVQVLQVIIWSQVFFAADMVMKQSMIANDNERAMVWRSALGTIMSIALTVVLGKMYGLFGISIAIVVASVFVLILDASFVLKYITKIDLAQAAYKPFLCALLSGAVSFSLTKYNLFILLLITATAYIIALLLFKAFSAAEMLIMRQLFYRAWGRIIKIKG
- a CDS encoding acyltransferase, encoding MKEIDKNQVIRERLLQARSSPAKAYMDLTVGDVGLRRFLVYEFLTTILGSMPGGFGFLVRKKFYPRLFKNVGNGLILGRNVTIRHPHKITLGNNVTVDDNSVLEGRGEGVVLEDSVVINRNSMLLAKTGPIYLGSRTTIGCNCVLASLGGIELGESVLVAGGCYMSGGDYHMGDTSRVIMDQGAYSKGPIRIGDNVWIGTGAILLDGVTVGTGAVIGAGAVVTRDIPENVIAVGVPARVIRSRAKKD
- a CDS encoding metal-dependent hydrolase, which encodes MASPIGHSLAGIVCALAGTPRSGGFWRWVCFGIFAGIAADLDFLPGLLVGDVNKYHHGFSHSIISALIFGLLASYLSRWLQASAFRTGLVGALGYGSHLLLDYLTYDGRAPYGIPLFWPLNDHYWSSPYPIFVGIKHGEPGDSLTEFVMQGLSWHNLYAIGVELALVPVMLIVWYQVSKK